From Pirellulales bacterium, one genomic window encodes:
- a CDS encoding radical SAM protein gives MTEACNLGCSYCFEYGADHHTSMTLETARAAVDLLMDASRDAPRVAVTFMGGEPMLMVDLIQDVVGYAGHHARRRAKSVTFDMQTNGVLIREEHARFFRDNGVNYCLSLDGAQLTNDRHRRTLGGSGTFQIVAAKMKMLKRYQHWQGARMTITPQSAAQLGDDVRALHEDLAINQFIIGFATHVAWADREIADYAEGLMDAFDYFVEQRVVQRSRRIRIGLFELGQLDAAFAHSRRSAWGCGAGSGRLAIAPDGTLHGCSKLAWGAKGGSAAAPLPLGSVDSGFSRPENRLKLLDHSEAPRIKCHSCELAAHCNGGCHAASIADTGDMYVPADYFCKLMFAQKQACDYARRRLAELRIDSLRWDADMPDLTKLNQREEAMHAEAE, from the coding sequence AGCTACTGCTTCGAGTACGGCGCCGACCACCACACTTCGATGACTCTCGAGACGGCGCGTGCGGCCGTCGATCTACTCATGGACGCCAGCCGCGACGCGCCCCGGGTCGCCGTGACGTTCATGGGCGGCGAGCCGATGCTGATGGTCGACCTGATCCAAGATGTTGTCGGTTATGCAGGTCACCACGCGCGGCGGCGAGCAAAGAGCGTCACTTTCGATATGCAGACCAACGGTGTACTGATTCGTGAGGAGCACGCGAGGTTCTTCCGCGACAACGGCGTCAATTACTGCCTCAGTCTTGACGGGGCCCAGCTCACCAACGATCGGCACCGCCGCACGCTCGGTGGCTCGGGAACCTTCCAGATCGTGGCCGCGAAGATGAAGATGCTCAAGCGCTACCAGCACTGGCAAGGGGCGCGCATGACCATCACGCCGCAATCGGCCGCGCAACTCGGCGACGACGTGCGGGCACTGCACGAAGATCTCGCGATCAATCAGTTCATCATCGGTTTCGCCACGCACGTTGCCTGGGCAGACCGCGAAATTGCCGACTATGCGGAGGGGCTGATGGACGCCTTCGATTATTTCGTCGAGCAACGGGTGGTCCAGCGCAGCCGCCGAATTCGCATCGGCCTCTTCGAGCTCGGTCAACTCGACGCCGCTTTCGCCCACAGCCGGCGCAGCGCGTGGGGGTGCGGAGCCGGAAGCGGTCGGCTGGCGATCGCGCCCGATGGCACCTTGCACGGTTGTTCGAAGCTCGCCTGGGGCGCGAAGGGCGGAAGCGCCGCCGCGCCGCTGCCGCTGGGTTCCGTAGACTCCGGTTTCAGCCGGCCGGAGAATCGGCTCAAGCTGCTCGACCACAGCGAAGCGCCGCGCATCAAATGCCACTCGTGCGAGCTCGCCGCGCATTGCAACGGCGGCTGTCACGCGGCCAGCATCGCCGACACGGGCGACATGTATGTGCCCGCCGATTACTTTTGCAAGCTGATGTTCGCGCAAAAGCAAGCTTGCGATTATGCGCGCCGGCGGCTGGCCGAATTGCGAATCGACAGCCTGCGATGGGACGCGGATATGCCGGATTTGACCAAGCTCAACCAACGCGAGGAGGCGATGCATGCCGAAGCGGAGTGA